A region from the Sulfurivermis fontis genome encodes:
- a CDS encoding SCO family protein has product MTRTLLLLALLLPALLSAAENESPINGRFMLMNHYGEMVTDRDFGNRYQLIYFGYTFCPDVCPSSLMVITQALKLLGDDAARIQPLFISVDPERDTPQVLREYVSYFHPSIIGLTGSPELIARTAQNFRVSYEKVLVPGMPPDQYQMDHSAGVFLLAPDGRLLVKFAHGILAKDMAARIKDFL; this is encoded by the coding sequence ATGACACGCACGCTGCTGCTGTTGGCACTGTTACTGCCCGCGCTACTGTCCGCGGCGGAAAACGAATCGCCCATCAATGGCCGCTTCATGTTGATGAACCATTACGGCGAAATGGTCACCGACCGCGACTTCGGCAACCGCTACCAGCTCATCTACTTCGGCTACACCTTCTGTCCCGACGTCTGTCCCTCGTCACTGATGGTCATCACCCAGGCGCTGAAACTGCTCGGCGACGACGCCGCGCGCATCCAGCCACTGTTCATCAGCGTCGACCCGGAACGCGACACGCCGCAGGTGCTGCGCGAGTACGTCTCCTATTTCCACCCCAGCATCATCGGCCTCACCGGCTCACCGGAACTAATCGCCCGCACGGCACAGAATTTCCGCGTCAGCTATGAAAAGGTACTGGTCCCCGGCATGCCGCCCGACCAGTACCAGATGGACCACTCCGCCGGGGTGTTCCTGCTCGCGCCCGACGGCCGCCTGCTGGTCAAGTTCGCCCACGGCATCCTGGCCAAGGACATGGCGGCGCGCATCAAGGACTTTCTGTAA
- a CDS encoding DsrE family protein, which produces MHPLSRVHAPTSGRRAGWLILFALVLLACVAVPQARAEGMAKVVYHADFADPRRFSAMLTSINNMVNYYANEFIEYDVRIVFVAHGIRFVTDDKLAGTPFAEDKPLAELRENLRGRLLTLAEIHNVKLELCNITRSQIGLAEDKLYSAVELIPSGVVRLAQLQQEEGFAYIKIE; this is translated from the coding sequence ATTCACCCTCTTTCCCGAGTCCATGCCCCGACCTCCGGCCGCCGCGCCGGCTGGTTGATACTGTTCGCATTGGTGCTGCTGGCCTGCGTGGCGGTGCCACAGGCGCGTGCCGAGGGCATGGCGAAGGTGGTCTATCACGCCGACTTTGCCGATCCGCGGCGCTTCAGCGCGATGCTGACCAGCATCAACAACATGGTCAATTACTACGCCAACGAGTTCATCGAGTACGACGTGCGCATCGTGTTCGTTGCCCACGGCATACGCTTCGTCACCGACGACAAGCTGGCCGGCACGCCCTTCGCCGAGGACAAGCCGCTGGCCGAGCTGCGCGAGAATCTGCGTGGTCGCCTGCTCACCCTGGCGGAGATACACAACGTCAAGCTGGAGCTGTGCAACATCACGCGCAGCCAGATCGGCTTGGCGGAGGACAAGCTGTACAGTGCCGTGGAGCTGATTCCCTCGGGGGTGGTACGGCTGGCGCAGTTGCAGCAGGAAGAGGGCTTTGCCTACATCAAGATCGAGTAG
- a CDS encoding GGDEF domain-containing protein gives MLRKIQQFLAGGKEHDRTTHNYRLIFFHNATSMVGLVAGVLLLPINFYHGHLAIAGMLVLVLAATLHNLYAVRRLHRIERANIITLATLLPLFVVLAAEGGIEGSGPYWLGLYPLITFFVAGLRGGLFWNSLFLLLLFGMALLRADGAEFIAPSTMQLVLMAAAYLFFTLFCAVYEYFRQATEEALRQSRERLHHQAMYDPLTGLPNRTLLYDRLKTLVEQSQRYQRRFALLFIDLDGFKDVNDAHGHMAGDTVLRVMGERLRDLSRLADTVARHGGDEFVWLLEESGDEAAATEVARRCIEELSRPLPLNSHHVSLGASIGIARYPEHGDNADALIQAADAAMYAAKRAGRNAWRMAGPRAA, from the coding sequence ATGTTACGGAAAATCCAGCAGTTTCTCGCCGGCGGCAAGGAGCACGATCGGACCACGCACAACTACCGCCTGATCTTCTTCCACAACGCCACCAGCATGGTGGGACTGGTGGCGGGTGTCTTGCTGCTGCCGATCAATTTCTACCACGGCCACCTGGCCATCGCCGGGATGCTGGTGCTCGTCCTGGCCGCCACCCTGCACAACCTCTACGCGGTGCGCCGCCTGCACCGCATCGAGCGCGCCAACATCATCACCCTGGCAACCCTGCTGCCGCTGTTCGTGGTCCTGGCGGCGGAAGGCGGAATCGAGGGCAGCGGTCCCTACTGGCTCGGGCTCTACCCGCTGATCACCTTCTTCGTCGCCGGGCTGCGCGGCGGCCTGTTCTGGAACAGCCTGTTTCTGCTGCTCCTGTTCGGCATGGCGCTACTGCGCGCCGACGGCGCCGAGTTCATCGCCCCCAGCACAATGCAACTGGTGCTGATGGCCGCGGCCTACCTGTTTTTCACCCTGTTCTGCGCCGTCTACGAATACTTCCGCCAGGCCACCGAGGAGGCGTTGCGCCAGTCGCGGGAGCGCCTGCATCACCAGGCCATGTACGACCCGCTTACCGGCCTGCCCAACCGCACCCTGCTGTACGACCGGCTGAAGACCCTGGTGGAGCAATCGCAACGCTATCAGCGCCGCTTCGCGCTGCTGTTCATCGATCTGGACGGTTTCAAGGACGTCAACGACGCCCATGGCCACATGGCGGGCGATACGGTGCTACGGGTGATGGGGGAGCGCCTGCGCGACCTGTCGCGCCTGGCCGACACGGTAGCCCGCCACGGCGGCGATGAATTCGTCTGGCTGCTGGAGGAGTCCGGCGATGAGGCCGCCGCGACCGAGGTAGCACGGCGCTGCATCGAGGAACTGAGCCGCCCGCTGCCGCTGAACAGCCATCATGTCAGCCTCGGCGCCAGCATCGGCATCGCCCGCTACCCCGAGCACGGCGACAATGCCGATGCCCTGATCCAGGCCGCGGACGCAGCCATGTACGCGGCCAAGCGCGCCGGCCGCAACGCCTGGCGCATGGCGGGACCGCGTGCCGCCTAG
- the ychF gene encoding redox-regulated ATPase YchF, whose amino-acid sequence MGFKCGIVGLPNVGKSTLFNALTKAGIEAANYPFCTIEPNVGIVPVPDPRMDKLAAIVKPQRVLPTTMEFVDIAGLVAGASKGEGLGNKFLANIRETDAIAHVVRCFEDSNVVHVAGKVHPLDDIEVINTELALADMESVEKGILRVAKVAKSGDKEAKVKLALLERVKVHLDSAKPVRAMGLAKEELAHLYDLHLLTVKPTMYIANVAEDGFENNPHLDAVRAYAAAEGAVVVAVCAAIESELVDLDDEEKEVFLAEMGLEEPGLNRVIRAGYKLLGLQTYFTAGVKEVRAWTVPIGATAPQAAGVIHTDFERGFIRAEVIAYEDFIKYNGEQGAKEAGKLRLEGKDYIVQDGDVMHFRFNV is encoded by the coding sequence ATGGGATTCAAATGCGGTATCGTCGGTCTGCCCAATGTCGGCAAGTCCACGCTGTTCAATGCGCTGACCAAGGCGGGCATCGAGGCGGCCAACTATCCGTTCTGCACCATCGAACCCAATGTCGGCATCGTGCCGGTGCCGGATCCGCGCATGGACAAGCTGGCGGCGATCGTCAAGCCGCAGCGCGTGTTGCCCACCACCATGGAATTCGTCGATATCGCCGGTCTGGTGGCCGGCGCCTCCAAGGGCGAAGGCCTGGGCAACAAGTTTCTGGCCAACATCCGCGAGACTGACGCCATCGCCCACGTCGTGCGCTGCTTCGAAGACAGCAACGTGGTCCACGTTGCCGGCAAGGTGCATCCGCTCGACGATATCGAGGTGATCAACACCGAGCTGGCTCTGGCGGACATGGAGTCGGTGGAGAAGGGGATCCTGCGCGTCGCCAAGGTGGCCAAGAGCGGCGACAAGGAAGCCAAGGTCAAGCTGGCGCTGCTGGAGCGCGTCAAGGTGCATCTGGACAGCGCCAAACCGGTGCGGGCCATGGGCCTGGCCAAGGAGGAACTGGCGCACCTGTACGATTTGCACCTGCTGACCGTGAAGCCCACCATGTACATTGCCAATGTCGCGGAGGACGGTTTCGAGAACAACCCGCACCTCGACGCGGTGCGTGCCTATGCCGCCGCCGAGGGGGCGGTGGTGGTGGCGGTGTGTGCTGCCATCGAGTCGGAGCTGGTGGATCTGGATGACGAGGAGAAAGAGGTGTTCCTCGCCGAGATGGGGCTGGAGGAGCCGGGCCTGAACCGCGTCATCCGTGCCGGCTACAAGCTGCTCGGCCTGCAGACTTACTTCACCGCCGGCGTGAAGGAGGTGCGCGCCTGGACCGTGCCCATCGGCGCCACCGCGCCGCAGGCCGCCGGTGTCATCCATACCGATTTCGAGCGCGGCTTCATTCGCGCCGAGGTGATCGCCTACGAGGACTTCATCAAGTACAACGGTGAGCAGGGCGCCAAGGAGGCCGGCAAGCTGCGCCTGGAGGGCAAGGACTACATCGTGCAGGACGGCGACGTCATGCACTTCCGCTTCAACGTCTGA
- the pth gene encoding aminoacyl-tRNA hydrolase encodes MSAPVQLIVGLGNPGAEYEQTRHNAGFWFVDAVARSAGGNLRQESKFHGETCKVRLDGHEVWLLKPMTFMNRSGQAVAALARFYKIPLENILVAHDELDLLPGVARLKQGGGHAGHNGLRDIGSLMGGNNFLRLRIGIGHPGHASQVTGFVLGKPPQSERVLIEEAIAAAVATLPWIMQGEMARAMNRLHSTK; translated from the coding sequence GTGTCCGCGCCTGTTCAGCTCATCGTCGGTCTCGGCAATCCCGGGGCCGAGTACGAACAGACGCGGCACAACGCCGGTTTCTGGTTTGTGGATGCCGTCGCACGCAGCGCCGGCGGCAACCTCAGGCAGGAGTCCAAGTTTCACGGCGAGACATGCAAGGTGCGCCTCGACGGCCACGAGGTCTGGCTGCTCAAGCCGATGACCTTCATGAATCGCAGCGGCCAGGCCGTGGCGGCGCTGGCACGGTTCTACAAGATCCCCCTGGAAAACATCCTGGTCGCCCACGACGAACTGGACCTGCTGCCCGGAGTCGCACGACTCAAGCAGGGCGGCGGCCATGCCGGCCACAATGGTCTGCGTGACATCGGCAGCCTGATGGGCGGCAATAATTTTCTGCGTCTGCGCATCGGCATCGGCCACCCCGGTCACGCCAGCCAGGTCACTGGCTTCGTGCTGGGCAAACCACCGCAGAGCGAGCGCGTTCTGATTGAAGAGGCAATCGCCGCCGCGGTCGCAACCCTGCCGTGGATCATGCAGGGCGAGATGGCGCGCGCCATGAATAGATTGCACTCTACGAAGTGA
- a CDS encoding 50S ribosomal protein L25/general stress protein Ctc has translation MKNDFVLEASLRSDLGKGASRRLRREGKVPAVLYGGHKEAAPLTMDHNDLFHHLENEAFYSHIITINVDGKAEQAVLKDLQRHPVKPLIMHIDFQRVSATEKIRVHVPLHFVGGDVAPGVKVGGGIVTHNMNEVEVSCLPKDLPEFIEVDLSNCALNHSIHMSELKLPAGVELVELAHGHDLPVGGVHATRGSVSEEGGAATAEGEGA, from the coding sequence ATGAAGAATGATTTTGTACTGGAAGCCAGCCTGCGCAGCGATCTGGGGAAAGGTGCGAGCCGCCGCCTGCGTCGCGAAGGCAAGGTTCCTGCCGTGCTGTATGGCGGTCACAAGGAAGCTGCGCCCCTGACCATGGATCACAATGACCTGTTTCACCACCTGGAGAACGAAGCCTTCTACTCCCACATCATCACCATCAATGTGGACGGCAAGGCCGAGCAGGCCGTGCTGAAGGATCTGCAGCGTCATCCGGTGAAGCCGCTCATCATGCACATCGACTTCCAGCGCGTCAGCGCCACGGAAAAGATTCGCGTGCACGTACCGTTGCACTTCGTCGGTGGCGATGTTGCTCCGGGCGTGAAGGTCGGCGGCGGCATCGTCACCCACAACATGAACGAAGTGGAAGTGAGCTGCCTGCCCAAGGACCTGCCGGAGTTCATCGAGGTGGACCTGTCCAACTGTGCGCTGAACCACTCCATCCATATGTCCGAGTTGAAGCTGCCCGCCGGTGTCGAGCTGGTCGAGCTGGCCCACGGTCACGATCTGCCGGTCGGTGGCGTACACGCCACTCGCGGCAGTGTCTCCGAGGAAGGCGGTGCGGCAACGGCGGAGGGTGAAGGCGCCTGA
- a CDS encoding ribose-phosphate diphosphokinase, protein MMVFAGNANPQLAQDIAAYLGLRLGKAVVGQFSDGEIMVEILENVRGKNVFVVQPTCAPTNDHLMELMVIVDALRRASAGRITAVVPYFGYARQDRRPRSARVPITAKVVANMLTGVGVDRMLTVDLHADQIQGFFDIPVDNVYASPILLGDVWRRKNNHKEDVVVVSPDVGGVVRARALAKRLDDADLAIIDKRRPRANESQVMHIIGEVEGRTCILVDDLVDTAGTLCKAAKALKEHGAAKVTAYSTHAVLSGPAVQNIENSQLDELVVTDTIPLRPEARACSRIRVLSIAEMLAETMRRINNEESVSSLYMD, encoded by the coding sequence ATGATGGTCTTCGCGGGTAACGCCAACCCGCAGTTGGCACAAGACATCGCAGCCTATCTCGGTCTGCGGCTGGGCAAGGCTGTGGTCGGCCAGTTCAGCGATGGCGAGATCATGGTGGAAATCCTGGAGAATGTGCGCGGCAAGAATGTGTTCGTGGTTCAGCCCACCTGCGCGCCGACCAATGACCATCTGATGGAGTTGATGGTGATAGTGGATGCGTTGCGCCGTGCCTCGGCCGGCCGCATCACGGCAGTGGTGCCGTATTTCGGCTATGCACGCCAGGATCGCCGTCCGCGCTCGGCGCGTGTGCCCATCACCGCCAAGGTGGTGGCCAACATGCTGACCGGTGTCGGAGTGGATCGCATGCTGACCGTGGATCTGCACGCCGACCAAATCCAGGGCTTCTTCGATATCCCGGTGGACAATGTGTATGCCTCGCCGATCCTGCTCGGCGACGTGTGGCGCAGAAAGAACAACCACAAGGAAGACGTGGTGGTGGTGTCACCCGACGTGGGTGGCGTGGTGCGCGCCCGCGCCCTGGCCAAGCGGCTGGACGATGCGGACCTGGCGATTATCGACAAGCGCCGTCCGCGTGCCAATGAGTCGCAGGTGATGCATATCATCGGTGAGGTGGAAGGGCGTACCTGTATCCTGGTCGACGACCTGGTGGATACCGCCGGCACCCTGTGCAAGGCCGCCAAGGCGCTGAAAGAACACGGCGCCGCCAAGGTGACGGCCTATTCCACCCACGCTGTGCTGTCCGGTCCGGCGGTGCAGAATATAGAAAACTCCCAGCTCGACGAGCTGGTGGTGACCGACACCATACCATTGCGGCCCGAGGCGCGCGCCTGCAGTCGCATCCGCGTGCTGTCCATCGCCGAGATGCTGGCGGAGACCATGCGCCGCATCAACAACGAGGAGTCGGTCAGTTCGCTGTATATGGACTAG
- the ispE gene encoding 4-(cytidine 5'-diphospho)-2-C-methyl-D-erythritol kinase, translated as MNPVSSHTHAPWPAPAKLNLFLHVTGRRADGFHLLQTVFQFLDYGDVLHFTVRDDGAVRRVSDLPGVAAESDLVVRAARLLQAETGCGLGADITVEKVLPMGGGLGGGSSDAATTLVALNALWRLGLEEDRLAALGLRLGADVPVFVRGRAAWAEGVGERLEPVDLPEPWYLVLVPPVAVATAAVFGAPELTRDCPPITIRDFLAGRGGNVCEPVVRARFPAVAEALDWLGRFAPARMTGTGCCVFAAFADENAARAVAARLPAGWRGFVARGRNRSPLLERLAQGVC; from the coding sequence GTGAATCCCGTCTCATCCCATACGCATGCCCCCTGGCCGGCCCCGGCCAAGCTCAACCTGTTCCTGCACGTCACGGGCCGCCGGGCCGACGGCTTCCACCTGTTGCAGACCGTGTTCCAGTTCCTCGACTACGGGGATGTCCTGCATTTCACCGTGCGGGACGACGGTGCGGTGCGGCGTGTCAGCGATCTGCCGGGGGTCGCGGCGGAGTCCGATTTGGTGGTGCGTGCCGCGCGCCTGTTGCAGGCGGAGACCGGCTGTGGGCTCGGCGCCGACATCACAGTGGAGAAGGTCCTGCCCATGGGCGGCGGCCTGGGCGGCGGCAGTTCCGATGCCGCCACCACCCTGGTGGCCCTCAATGCCCTGTGGCGCCTCGGTCTGGAGGAAGACCGGCTGGCCGCCCTGGGCCTGCGCCTGGGGGCTGACGTGCCGGTGTTCGTGCGCGGCCGGGCCGCCTGGGCCGAGGGGGTGGGGGAGCGGCTGGAACCGGTGGACTTGCCGGAGCCCTGGTATCTGGTGCTGGTGCCCCCGGTGGCGGTGGCCACCGCTGCGGTGTTCGGGGCCCCGGAATTGACACGGGATTGCCCGCCCATCACAATACGCGACTTTCTTGCGGGTAGGGGTGGCAACGTCTGCGAACCGGTGGTGCGGGCACGTTTCCCCGCCGTTGCCGAGGCATTGGACTGGCTGGGCCGCTTTGCCCCGGCCCGCATGACCGGCACCGGCTGCTGCGTGTTCGCCGCCTTTGCCGATGAAAATGCGGCGCGTGCGGTGGCTGCGCGGTTACCCGCGGGGTGGCGTGGCTTTGTAGCCCGGGGGCGCAACCGCTCGCCATTGCTGGAGCGTCTGGCGCAGGGCGTGTGCTGA
- the lolB gene encoding lipoprotein insertase outer membrane protein LolB, with protein sequence MRTLLLLGLLLLAGCSSAPVLPPVADPVQAWSAHQHQLAGVTAWVLGGRIAIRTEDEGWQAGIDWRQEGQDYAIHLTGPLGQGSVHLQGDGHFVSLSDGESTLVDEDAESLLYREMGWRVPVAALRYWALGLPAPGAAEQELNPQGLLARLRQSGWSIEFRDYARHGELTLPGRLFISNHRAQIRLVVDRWERL encoded by the coding sequence ATGCGTACCCTGCTTCTCCTCGGGCTCCTGCTGCTGGCGGGCTGTAGCTCCGCGCCGGTACTGCCGCCGGTCGCCGATCCGGTGCAGGCCTGGAGCGCGCACCAGCACCAGCTCGCCGGTGTCACCGCCTGGGTGCTGGGCGGCCGTATCGCCATCCGTACCGAAGATGAAGGCTGGCAGGCCGGCATCGACTGGCGTCAGGAGGGGCAGGACTACGCCATACATCTCACCGGCCCGCTGGGCCAGGGCAGCGTGCATCTGCAGGGCGATGGCCACTTCGTCTCGCTGAGCGACGGCGAGAGCACCCTGGTGGATGAGGATGCCGAGTCCCTGTTGTACCGCGAGATGGGTTGGCGCGTCCCGGTGGCCGCCCTGCGCTATTGGGCGCTGGGCCTGCCGGCGCCGGGGGCCGCCGAACAGGAGCTCAATCCGCAGGGGCTGCTGGCGCGGTTGCGCCAGTCCGGCTGGAGCATCGAGTTCCGCGACTACGCCCGGCATGGCGAACTGACCTTGCCCGGGCGCCTGTTCATCAGCAACCACCGCGCCCAGATCCGCCTGGTAGTGGATCGTTGGGAACGGCTCTGA
- a CDS encoding tetratricopeptide repeat protein produces the protein MKRILMLMAGVWVLAGCTAVAPRDEAALPADEVVQEEVPFPGAESEKAPPVELSSGLLYQLLVGEVAAQRGELEMSAHAYQQAAAYTRDPRLARRATQIAVYAQDYTTALKAARLWVELSPEAVEAQQSLAALLIRRGQADEAMIHLEKLLTLSPDGTAHGFMLVTNILAREQDKRRALQVMEALVAPRSDDVNAVFAYANLAYLVEEFPRAMQQVDRLLAMQPKLPRALVLKANVLRKMGRDEEALAAYRRALETLPKDSALRLGYARMLVDMERLPEAREQFRLLGKELPDNADVAYAEGLLAMQAGDLAQAEKHFKRLLKLGQRVDEAAYALGQIAENRERPDEALRWYQQVTDGNNYLDAMVRSAVLIHRQQGLEAARAYLRGIVPQTSQQELRLRLVEGELLRDAGQAEAAQQVYDEALAEFPDNIELLYARAMNAEGMGRLDLLERDLNAILKQEPDNVQALNALGYTLADRTDRYQEAYDLVRRAYEQRPDDPAIMDSMGWVLYRLGRLEEAEHHLRRALDKHFDGEIAAHLGEVLWVLGRRDEARQVWQDALRRAPDHALLKRVMERYTRP, from the coding sequence ATGAAGCGTATCTTGATGCTGATGGCGGGAGTCTGGGTGTTGGCGGGCTGTACTGCCGTGGCGCCGCGTGACGAGGCTGCGTTGCCCGCGGATGAAGTGGTACAGGAAGAGGTGCCGTTCCCGGGGGCCGAGTCGGAAAAGGCACCGCCGGTGGAGCTCAGTTCCGGTCTGCTGTACCAGCTGTTGGTGGGTGAAGTGGCCGCCCAGCGCGGTGAGCTGGAGATGTCGGCCCATGCCTACCAGCAAGCCGCGGCCTATACCCGTGACCCCCGCCTGGCCCGGCGCGCCACCCAGATTGCCGTCTATGCCCAGGATTACACCACTGCGCTCAAGGCCGCCCGCCTGTGGGTGGAACTGTCGCCGGAGGCGGTGGAGGCGCAGCAGTCGCTGGCCGCCCTGCTGATCCGCCGGGGCCAGGCCGACGAGGCCATGATCCATCTGGAAAAACTGCTCACTCTCTCTCCTGACGGCACCGCCCACGGCTTCATGCTGGTGACCAACATCCTCGCCCGCGAGCAGGACAAGCGCCGTGCCCTGCAGGTGATGGAGGCCCTGGTGGCCCCGCGCAGCGATGATGTCAATGCCGTGTTTGCCTACGCCAATCTGGCCTATCTGGTGGAGGAGTTCCCCCGAGCCATGCAGCAGGTGGACCGCCTGCTGGCCATGCAGCCGAAGCTGCCGCGCGCCCTGGTGCTGAAGGCCAATGTGCTGCGCAAGATGGGGCGCGACGAGGAGGCCCTGGCGGCCTACCGCCGCGCCCTGGAGACCTTGCCCAAGGACAGCGCCCTGCGCCTCGGGTATGCGCGCATGCTGGTAGACATGGAGCGCCTGCCGGAGGCCCGTGAACAGTTCCGCCTGCTCGGCAAAGAGCTGCCGGACAATGCCGACGTGGCCTATGCCGAAGGTCTGCTGGCGATGCAGGCCGGGGACCTGGCGCAGGCGGAAAAGCACTTCAAGCGCCTGCTCAAGCTGGGCCAGCGCGTCGACGAGGCCGCTTATGCCCTGGGCCAGATTGCCGAAAACCGCGAGCGCCCGGACGAGGCCCTGCGCTGGTATCAGCAGGTGACGGACGGCAACAACTATCTCGATGCCATGGTGCGCTCGGCCGTGCTCATCCATCGCCAGCAGGGGCTGGAGGCGGCGCGTGCCTACCTGCGCGGCATCGTGCCGCAGACTTCGCAGCAGGAGTTGCGCCTGCGCCTGGTGGAGGGTGAACTGCTGCGCGATGCAGGGCAGGCGGAGGCGGCGCAGCAGGTTTACGACGAGGCGCTGGCGGAGTTTCCCGACAATATCGAACTGCTCTATGCCCGCGCCATGAATGCCGAGGGCATGGGACGTCTCGATCTGCTGGAACGCGACCTCAATGCGATCCTCAAGCAGGAACCGGACAATGTGCAGGCCCTCAATGCCCTGGGCTACACCCTGGCCGACCGCACCGATCGCTACCAGGAGGCCTACGACCTGGTGCGCCGCGCCTACGAGCAGCGTCCGGACGACCCGGCCATCATGGACAGCATGGGCTGGGTGCTCTACCGCCTGGGCCGGCTGGAGGAGGCCGAACACCACCTGCGCCGTGCCCTGGACAAGCACTTTGATGGCGAGATCGCCGCCCATCTCGGCGAGGTGCTGTGGGTGCTGGGCCGCCGCGATGAGGCGCGCCAGGTCTGGCAGGACGCCCTGCGGCGTGCCCCTGACCACGCCCTGCTCAAGCGGGTAATGGAACGCTACACCCGGCCGTGA
- the hemA gene encoding glutamyl-tRNA reductase: MTLLALGLNHRTAPVEIRERVAFAPEKVPQALQELTGSGPVREAVILSTCNRTEVYCGIEGEEKGPVLEWFRDFHRLSAQEVDPYLYTHPDSQAVRHILRVASGLDSLVLGEPQILGQIKQAYGTALQAGCIGQLLNKLFQHTFSVAKQVRTDTAIGASPVSVAFAAVSLARQIFSDLNKHTALLVGAGETIELVARHLHEQGIGRIIIANRTVERAHNLAQEFGGYAIALPEIPAHLAEADIVISSTASPLPILGKGMVESALKARKRRPMLLVDIAVPRDIEPEVAGLDDIYLYTVDDLSEIIQENLQSRQQAALQAEEIIDTQVSHFMGWLQSLEAVDTIRAFRCTAEEIRDQVLEHCMRQLAAGKDPDHVMREMARLLTNKLIHEPTAQLNRAGFEGRKELLDAARVLFNLKQN; encoded by the coding sequence ATGACACTGCTCGCCCTCGGCCTGAATCACCGCACTGCGCCCGTGGAGATTCGGGAGCGGGTGGCGTTCGCTCCCGAGAAGGTACCGCAGGCCCTGCAGGAACTGACCGGCAGCGGCCCGGTACGCGAGGCGGTGATCCTCTCCACCTGCAACCGCACCGAGGTGTATTGCGGCATCGAGGGCGAGGAAAAGGGACCGGTGCTGGAGTGGTTCCGCGACTTCCACCGTCTCAGCGCGCAGGAAGTGGACCCCTATCTCTACACCCACCCGGACAGCCAGGCGGTGCGCCACATCCTGCGCGTCGCCAGCGGCCTCGATTCCCTGGTGCTGGGCGAACCGCAGATCCTCGGCCAGATCAAGCAGGCCTACGGCACCGCGCTGCAGGCCGGCTGCATTGGCCAACTGCTCAACAAGCTGTTCCAGCACACCTTCTCGGTGGCCAAGCAGGTGCGCACCGACACGGCCATCGGCGCCAGTCCCGTGTCCGTCGCCTTCGCCGCGGTCAGCCTGGCCAGGCAGATCTTCTCCGACCTGAACAAACACACCGCCCTGCTCGTCGGCGCCGGCGAGACCATCGAACTGGTGGCGCGCCACCTGCACGAACAGGGCATCGGCCGCATCATCATCGCCAACCGCACGGTGGAGCGCGCCCACAACCTGGCGCAGGAATTCGGCGGCTACGCCATCGCCCTGCCGGAGATCCCGGCCCACCTGGCCGAGGCCGACATCGTCATCTCCTCCACCGCCAGCCCCCTGCCGATCCTCGGCAAGGGCATGGTGGAGAGCGCGCTCAAGGCGCGCAAGCGCCGCCCCATGCTGCTGGTGGACATCGCCGTGCCGCGCGACATCGAACCGGAAGTGGCCGGCCTCGACGACATCTATCTCTATACCGTCGATGACCTCTCCGAGATCATCCAGGAAAACCTGCAGTCACGGCAGCAGGCCGCCCTGCAGGCGGAAGAGATCATCGACACCCAGGTCAGCCACTTCATGGGCTGGCTGCAATCGCTGGAGGCGGTGGACACCATCCGCGCCTTCCGCTGCACCGCCGAGGAGATCCGCGACCAGGTGCTGGAACACTGCATGCGCCAGCTCGCCGCCGGCAAGGACCCCGACCATGTGATGCGCGAAATGGCGCGTCTGCTCACCAACAAGCTGATCCACGAACCCACCGCCCAGCTCAACCGTGCCGGCTTCGAAGGCCGCAAAGAGCTGCTGGACGCCGCCCGCGTCCTGTTCAATCTGAAGCAAAACTAG